In the genome of Fulvivirga maritima, one region contains:
- the murI gene encoding glutamate racemase — protein MTSKKAKPVGIFDSGIGGLTVAHAIRNVLPEESMIYFGDTAHLPYGDKSEAAVQAYSVKIADVLLNRGCKVIVIACNSASSAAYELLKEYVGSRAKVVNVIDPMINYVKEKFNATKIGLIGTKRTIQSNIYATKIDQLGQGIDLVSQATPLLVPMIEEGFFNNKISSEIIDEYLSDAMFEGIEALILGCTHYPLVKKQIENYYQGKVQVLDSSEITARYLKSFLQELDMLNQQPGLVEDHFLVSDYTESFEASTKIFFRQKVNLEKYPLWD, from the coding sequence ATGACAAGCAAAAAAGCAAAGCCGGTTGGGATTTTTGATAGTGGGATAGGAGGGCTTACTGTAGCACATGCTATTAGAAACGTGCTTCCTGAGGAGTCTATGATCTATTTTGGAGACACGGCTCACTTGCCCTATGGAGATAAATCAGAAGCGGCAGTTCAGGCCTATTCGGTAAAAATAGCGGATGTGTTGCTTAATAGAGGTTGCAAAGTCATTGTTATTGCCTGTAATTCTGCCAGCTCGGCAGCTTATGAGCTGCTGAAGGAATATGTTGGCAGTAGGGCTAAAGTAGTGAATGTGATTGATCCTATGATTAATTATGTCAAGGAGAAATTTAACGCTACTAAAATTGGCCTTATAGGAACTAAGCGTACTATCCAGTCAAATATCTATGCTACTAAAATAGATCAGCTGGGGCAGGGTATTGATTTGGTTTCTCAGGCTACACCATTATTAGTTCCTATGATTGAAGAAGGTTTTTTTAATAATAAGATAAGCAGTGAGATTATTGATGAATACCTGAGCGATGCCATGTTTGAGGGTATTGAGGCTTTAATTCTAGGTTGTACACACTATCCGCTGGTAAAAAAGCAGATAGAAAACTACTACCAGGGTAAAGTGCAGGTGCTGGATTCTTCTGAGATTACAGCCAGGTATCTCAAAAGCTTTTTGCAAGAGCTGGATATGCTCAATCAGCAACCAGGTTTGGTGGAAGATCACTTTTTGGTTTCAGATTATACTGAATCTTTTGAGGCTTCGACCAAGATTTTCTTTAGACAAAAAGTAAATTTGGAGAAATATCCTTTGTGGGATTGA